A single Glycine soja cultivar W05 chromosome 14, ASM419377v2, whole genome shotgun sequence DNA region contains:
- the LOC114384568 gene encoding inorganic phosphate transporter 1-11-like — protein sequence MALEVLEALDSARTQWYHVTAIVIAGMGFFTDAYDLFCISTVSKLLGRLYYFDPSTPNLPGKLPLSVNNMVTGVAIVGTLTGQLIFGWLGDKLGRKKVYGITLILMVICAICSGLSFGATPKSVMGTLCFFRFWLGFGIGGDYPLSATIMSEYANKRTRGAFIAAVFAMQGVGIIFAGLVSMTLSAIFKHYYPAPAYINDPVLSTQPEGDLLWRLVLMIGAVPAMMTYYWRMKMPETGRYTAIIEGNAKQAAADMAKVLDIEIQAEQDKLAEFNASNNYPLWSNEFFQRHGRHLIGTMSSWFLLDIAFYSQNLTQKDIFPAIGLIDKDYQMDAIKEVFETSRAMFVIALLGTFPGYWFTVFFIEKIGRYKIQLIGFFMMSFFMFVIGVKYDYLKNEGKGYFALLYGLTFFFANFGPNSTTFVLPAELFPTRVRSTCHALSAAAGKAGALVGVFGIQCLTVGGESYKIKKVMIILAVTNLLGFFSSFLVTETKGRSLEEISGEDGRESELTPTPNNRVQGSRTETM from the coding sequence ATGGCATTGGAAGTGCTTGAAGCGCTGGATTCAGCGCGCACGCAATGGTACCACGTGACCGCCATTGTAATAGCGGGCATGGGCTTCTTCACTGACGCCTACGACCTTTTCTGTATCTCCACGGTTTCGAAACTTTTGGGACGATTGTACTACTTCGACCCGAGCACCCCGAATCTCCCCGGGAAGCTCCCGCTGAGCGTCAACAACATGGTTACCGGCGTCGCGATTGTCGGAACCCTCACAGGCCAGCTCATCTTCGGCTGGCTCGGAGACAAGCTTGGCCGGAAAAAAGTGTATGGTATCACCCTCATCCTGATGGTGATCTGCGCCATTTGCTCTGGACTATCGTTCGGGGCAACGCCGAAGTCCGTCATGGGGACGCTCTGCTTCTTCCGCTTCTGGCTGGGCTTCGGCATCGGCGGAGACTACCCGCTCTCCGCCACCATCATGTCGGAGTACGCCAACAAGAGGACACGTGGCGCGTTCATAGCGGCCGTGTTCGCCATGCAGGGCGTGGGAATCATTTTCGCAGGTTTGGTCTCCATGACCCTCTCAGCAATCTTCAAGCACTACTACCCTGCTCCAGCGTACATCAACGACCCTGTCTTGTCCACGCAACCCGAGGGTGACCTTTTGTGGCGGCTGGTTCTGATGATCGGCGCTGTGCCAGCGATGATGACTTACTACTGGCGAATGAAGATGCCGGAGACGGGGCGTTACACTGCCATCATCGAAGGGAACGCCAAGCAAGCCGCGGCGGACATGGCAAAAGTCTTGGACATAGAGATCCAGGCGGAGCAGGACAAGTTGGCTGAGTTCAATGCTAGCAATAACTACCCACTGTGGTCGAACGAGTTCTTCCAGCGGCACGGGCGCCACTTGATAGGAACCATGAGTTCATGGTTTTTGTTAGATATTGCGTTCTACAGCCAGAACCTGACGCAGAAGGATATTTTCCCTGCGATTGGGCTCATAGACAAAGACTATCAAATGGACGCTATTAAGGAAGTGTTCGAGACATCACGTGCGATGTTCGTGATCGCGTTGCTGGGAACGTTCCCGGGGTACTGGTTCACCGTTTTCTTCATCGAGAAGATCGGAAGATACAAGATCCAACTCATCGGGTTCTTCATGATGTCGTTCTTCATGTTTGTCATTGGGGTGAAGTACGATTACCTCAAGAACGAGGGCAAAGGCTACTTCGCTCTTTTGTATGGGTTGACGTTCTTCTTTGCTAACTTTGGCCCCAACAGCACCACGTTTGTGCTGCCCGCCGAGCTTTTCCCGACGCGCGTGAGGAGCACGTGCCACGCACTCAGTGCTGCCGCGGGAAAAGCCGGGGCCCTTGTGGGAGTGTTTGGGATACAATGTTTAACTGTGGGCGGCGAATCGTACAAGATTAAGAAGGTAATGATTATTCTGGCGGTGACGAACTTGTTAGGGTTCTTCTCTTCGTTCTTGGTTACTGAGACGAAGGGACGGTCGTTGGAAGAGATTTCTGGGGAGGATGGGAGAGAGAGTGAACTCACACCGACGCCCAATAATAGGGTTCAGGGATCAAGGACTGAGACGATGTGA